The following is a genomic window from Mya arenaria isolate MELC-2E11 chromosome 4, ASM2691426v1.
CTCAGTCACTAGAGATTTTATATCGGTCATGCGTCTTTATTTGATACCAATTTAAGCATTTCAACTTACATAGTGAATATTATCTGTGTTTGTTTAGGCATCCTACGACTACATGTGATGTATGGCCTTTCTTCATCGGACATTCTGCACGGAGATATCAAAGGCCATATGAGCAGATCCCTTACATTTGATGAGACCCTGTACCTTGTAAGACACATACGACACCGTAGCATCGCTACGATGGGTATAAACGTTTACAACCTTACGTGGAACTGGATCACATCAGTCATGCACGAGGAGTTTGATATAGACGAACAGAAAAGACAAGCACTTCTTCAAAGGGCTTTAGGATTTCTCAAAAGCCTCCCTTGTAATTACACagaacaatatttgaaaattattaagaGTTTGAGTTCAATGCATTCTAATCTTGATGAACTTTCTCATTATTCCTATATATTGAAACAGTGGAAAGGTCTTGATAATGTTTGTCCTATTCTTAGCAAGCACCCAAAAGGAGAGCTGTATGACCTACTCAAAAATTACAGAAAGCTATGTAGGAGcgaaaatacatatacaaatatcaacacaaagaaacatacaaaaCCTTCGCGAACGTGtggttgttttttattacacaACAATGACCCAATTCTATTGCTGGCACCtgttaaaatggaaatattgcaTGATAGTCGACCACAAATAGCATTAATTCATGATGCcattagtgacaaacaaatTAGAGGTCTCAAAAATTTCAGCAGGACACAAGTGCAACGTTCAACTGTCACAACTAGAGCAGGATTAGTACCTTCCGATAACAAGATAAGCCAGCAAATGAAAATTCGAGACAAACAAGTAAAACAACTACTGTCATCTTTCCAACGTCGTATAGCAGCCTTGACCCAACTGAACAGTTACGGGCTTGAACCTTTGCATGTAGCAAACTACGGTGTAGGCGGACAATATGACGTGCATGTTGACTTCGTGTTCGCAGAGGCATCCTCCGACAAAGATTTCGACCCAGACATGTTTGATCAACGTCTGGTTTCAGTTGTTACATATCTGAATGACGTTGAAGACGGTGGTGCCACAGTATTTCCGGAACTTGGAATCAAAGTGAACCCAAGAAAGGGAACAGCCGTCATGTTTTACAGTCTGTTCAGAAACGGAACCGGTAATTTTCTATCTAGACATGCGTCGTGTCCTGTCGTGTATGGCAACAAGTGGATAGCTGTCCAATGGGCCAGGAGAAGTTATCACTATACCAGATACCCTTGCACCCTTGATAGATTTGAGTAAATATTGAATGAGTGATTTGCACAACATCCACTTATCCATGTGTGCAAAATAAAATGGAACAGTGAAGTATACTATTAATACAATAGTTTTGTGTCCATCCAAGAACgtctctttttttttaaatttatagaaacaaaaacatatgcatGTACAGTGGTCAAGACTATTATCAACATGAATAAGCTTTTCTACaggtatttaaattgtatttacatttatcaTCCCCCGCAGAACCGATCTATGGAGGTCCGTCCTTTTTTCTATCTGGGACCATATATTGGTAGGGATTGCTCAGATTGTGTTCAAACTTGACCGCAAGTCTCGACCCTTGAAAAAGTTGGTCACGTGAGATCTAAAATTATATAGTCTTATAAGAGTCCATTAACGGATTGCATGTttcagttggaatatttcaccaacactCGATTTCCATTCCATCTACTCTGCCTAATCAGATATCCACTCAAGGAGTTCGCTTGTGTTCAGGGGATTTTTTTCGAGctgtatttcatataaataaattcacTAAATTTTAGATTTACCGTGTCCGTTTATTGTCAAAGGGTTAATTTACACAAATGTACGAACCTTGTGgcatatagaggataattgggGGTATTGTGTATTGAATGCCGAACAAGGATATAAATGAAAGTTATCTGTAGTTTTTCAGGGATAGAACGCGCAAAATTGTATTCGAACAGAACATCATTTCGGAAAGATCGTCGTTAAAAATGTGTCtcagccctgtgcgcgctgacgtttgtttttaaaatgagatCTGGCTAAAATTTCAAGATAGTGAACTTaacaaatggttattttctgttttaaacagtaaaaaaaaaatcatttttatttcactgataaatatcTCTATAAACCAGCTAAAAGCATAGACAAAAGGATGCGTTTTGATTGGTCTTGGTCCTTCCTGTAAAGAAAAGTACACGGaagttttaaaattacataagaaaaaaataacagcaaaaggtagcgttttaattttattattagatGCTAACTTTTTAAATACGAATAAGAAACACTACTTATGTTAATTACAGTGACAAAACTGATAATGAGGTTGAAGTaacatctgttttattttaaattacacaTATCGATACAATAATGATCTATAATAGTCTTATGATCGGCAATATACTGTAGAAATGCATCGAGTAGGAGTTGatcatattataaaataataatataccaCCTTTAATAGTAGCGTTTCAGTAGAAAATCAACGCAAAATGTTTCAACTACTATTGTTATTCAGCTTTTTTATGCCActttcttctgaaatattttcgTCCATGGCAAAAGTAAAGGATGTGCTGGAACTTGTTCAGGACTATGACGTTAAAGTGGAATTCTTCGACAACTACATAAGAGCTCAGGAGCAGTATCTTGAATATCTCAGCCAAATTCTGGAGGTCGCTGAAAACATTGACCAGCTCTTATCGAAGGACCTGAGTCCGGAACATCCCGCTGTTGCATTCAGGTACTTCCACGACATGAACGTTATACACAGACTTAAGAATAAGGTAGATGTGTTCTTGGACGAGGAAAGAAATAATATGCAGTTCGATTCCAAAGAGCTGCGTGATTTTGTTGCCGAACTACCAACGGAAGAGGATCTGAACGGAACTGCTTTAGGTAGGGAACGTTTTTATTGatcaaaataagtttaaaatgaaatttacacCATTAGTGCAAACATTAACAGTCTTAATCGCCGTATCTGTTGTCGGTGCTGGTATGTTCCTTCATGattcatttctgttttaggGATCACAAGATTGAAGGCTACCTATAAAATAAACGTTTCTGATATCGCAAATGGTGTTATCGCAAACCGACCATCCCGTCCGTTGACATTGCCAGAAATTTTAGATATGATACAGTACACATATATCAATTTCGTAGAGGTAAAAGGCGGAAACATCCTTAAATTTGGTCTagatatgttatattatttagaCAGAACATGGACACAGTTAACAGAAAAAGAAATGGTGGATATTTTAACGTTACAATTAAAGATATTGTCCTTTGGAGGCTGTATCTGTACTCATGAATATAAGCACTTACTCTCAAGTTTGATGCTGCTGGACCCTAAAGTAGACGATCCTTCAAATACAAACTGTATTTCTTTAACGCGTACACCCGGCTGCCAATATCATCGGGAGGAATTTGCATTGGATCGAATTTTTGAAACCTTTTACAAGCTGTGTCGGAATGAAGCGGTTAAGCCAATCGCTGCTGTGGCGCCCTACCTTTCCCAACAAAGACATCTTGTCTGCAAATATGTCCACAATAACCATCCTTATATTATTCTTCAACCTGTGAAGATAGAGTATCTGAATGAAAATCGACCTACAGTGGCCATTTTGCATGATGTTGTGTCCCGGAGGGAGCGCACGGATCTTCGATTACATGCACTAGACTTTTTGAAGAGAGCAACAGTGACAACAAAGAAAGGTCAGGTGCCGAGTCCAAACAAAATCAGCCAAACAATGCTTGTCAAAAATgcaattgtaaataaatattttcctcgTTTCCGTCAGCGCCTTGTAGGTGTGACTAAACTTGCTTCAGGAAGCTTTGAGAGCATACAAGTCGGGAACTACGGCCTTGGTGGCGGCTATAACATTCATCTTGACTTGCTTTTTCCGGGCGTAAAACACAACTTTACAGACACAACGAATAATCGCTTGACCACGATGGTTACATATCTTACTGACGTCGAGAACGGCGGGGCCACCGTGTT
Proteins encoded in this region:
- the LOC128230961 gene encoding uncharacterized protein LOC128230961, whose product is MLFPAINQEDDLIKQASEIVSSLEQAADLVTDNINSGYLATTLLRYFNLMMNRESEMSMDTVQETSAWDLSDFESFLQAMPNETDAVGAALGILRLHVMYGLSSSDILHGDIKGHMSRSLTFDETLYLVRHIRHRSIATMGINVYNLTWNWITSVMHEEFDIDEQKRQALLQRALGFLKSLPSNYGVGGQYDVHVDFVFAEASSDKDFDPDMFDQRLVSVVTYLNDVEDGGATVFPELGIKVNPRKGTAVMFYSLFRNGTVTKLIMRLK
- the LOC128232363 gene encoding prolyl 4-hydroxylase subunit alpha-2-like encodes the protein MFQLLLLFSFFMPLSSEIFSSMAKVKDVLELVQDYDVKVEFFDNYIRAQEQYLEYLSQILEVAENIDQLLSKDLSPEHPAVAFRYFHDMNVIHRLKNKVDVFLDEERNNMQFDSKELRDFVAELPTEEDLNGTALGITRLKATYKINVSDIANGVIANRPSRPLTLPEILDMIQYTYINFVEVKGGNILKFGLDMLYYLDRTWTQLTEKEMVDILTLQLKILSFGGCICTHEYKHLLSSLMLLDPKVDDPSNTNCISLTRTPGCQYHREEFALDRIFETFYKLCRNEAVKPIAAVAPYLSQQRHLVCKYVHNNHPYIILQPVKIEYLNENRPTVAILHDVVSRRERTDLRLHALDFLKRATVTTKKGQVPSPNKISQTMLVKNAIVNKYFPRFRQRLVGVTKLASGSFESIQVGNYGLGGGYNIHLDLLFPGVKHNFTDTTNNRLTTMVTYLTDVENGGATVFPDLGLRVRPQKGSALMFFNLFRNGTSNNFTKHASCPVLYGDKWIANQWVLRNGQEFAYKCDLSNEW